Proteins encoded in a region of the Nitrospirota bacterium genome:
- a CDS encoding helix-turn-helix domain-containing protein, translated as MKKTWLITNELAALLQVSIKTIRRAYRNGEIPIVRFRRMVRFDLEDVRRVMQQKSIRPNLRVMAPQRATAGKSRRRVQPNAPVR; from the coding sequence ATGAAGAAAACATGGCTTATCACGAATGAACTCGCGGCCCTGCTGCAGGTCAGTATCAAAACCATTCGGCGTGCCTACCGGAATGGGGAGATTCCGATCGTGCGGTTTCGCCGGATGGTGCGGTTCGACTTGGAGGACGTGCGGCGGGTGATGCAACAGAAGAGCATACGCCCAAACCTGAGAGTGATGGCACCGCAGCGCGCGACCGCCGGCAAAAGCCGGCGGCGCGTGCAGCCCAACGCCCCCGTTCGGTAA